The following are encoded in a window of Cydia strobilella chromosome 1, ilCydStro3.1, whole genome shotgun sequence genomic DNA:
- the LOC134743012 gene encoding PIH1 domain-containing protein 1-like codes for MSKNSITLDVDPTIMENNMRIVKENPVEEEFSRLLASVDPVPAKIVKPRPGFCVKTFTKPDNKKVFVNICLTEAIPSPRDITNDELMQILSSEDPSSYRVPMSIGEGRTEPDKSGAPATVYDVAINPEFFKKIEKDDLFQTFFLTVVFEGLQDKYQFEIEMQKFTVLKHRKSIGTLQSHRIQVRDVKHCEETVKPLIEEISEKPNRKVTEVPAVKKEIVYRLRREPPTGQIEYLLAEFKIPSSVEMKDLNLEVGEDRLVLDSKGMYDQVDFFLPCSVDHDVIDATLNRNNDMLFVKMPIIH; via the exons ATGTCTAAAAATTCCATAACTTTAGATGTGGACCCTACCATAATGGAAAATAATATGAGAATTGTAAAG GAAAATCCTGTTGAAGAGGAGTTCAGTAGACTTTTGGCTTCTGTAGACCCTGTGCCAGCGAAAATCGTGAAGCCGAGGCCAG GATTCTGTGTTAAAACTTTTACAAAGCCAGACAACAAAAAAGTGTTTGTGAACATTTGTCTTACTGAAGCTATTCCATCTCCTCGAGATATTACAAATGATGAGCTAATGCAAATTCTCAGTTCTGAGGACCCTTCGTCTTATAGAGTGCCCATGAGCATTGGTGAGGGGCGAACTGAGCCAGACAAATCTGGTGCCCCAGCGACTGTGTATGATGTTGCTATAAACCCAGAATTCTTTAAAAAGATAGAGAAAGATGATTTATTCCAGACATTTTTCCTCACTGTTGTGTTTGAGGGTCTTCAAGATAAGTATCAGTTTGAAATTGAGATGCAGAAATTCACTGTATTAAAGCATAGAAAATCTATAGGTACACTGCAGTCTCATAGAATACAAGTAAGAGATGTGAAGCATTGTGAGGAGACAGTGAAGCCTCTCATTGAGGAAATTAGTGAGAAACCAAACCGTAAGGTGACTGAGGTTCCAGCAGTTAAGAAAGAAATAGTTTACAGACTAAGAAGAGAACCACCAACTGGTCAGATTGAGTACTTGCTAGCAGAGTTTAAGATACCTTCATCA GTGGAAATGAAGGACCTGAATCTAGAAGTGGGAGAAGACCGGCTGGTTCTGGACTCCAAGGGAATGTATGATCAAGTGGACTTCTTCCTGCCTTGCAGTGTTGACCATGATGTCATTGATGCCACACTCAACAGGAATAATGAT atGCTGTTTGTGAAAATGCCGATCatccattaa